One Leptolyngbya sp. SIO1E4 genomic window, ACAGTGTAAGTCCCTCGCTGTCTGCTTGTGCTGTAGAAGTAAGCTCGATACGGATGGCGTTACATTGAACTGTAAGCAATCGATGGAACATTCATCGCTGCCCTCTACTGATAGTGGCGCTCATCTATCCAAATACGGACGGCATCTTCCTGATCGAAGTACAACGTGCGGTCAGCAACGGGATCATAGACCTTCCAAACTTCGGTATCCCCGTTTGTCCGTTTGGAAATCTTCGGGGTGGAACCGTCTGCTAACCAATGGACAAGACGCTGCCCTAGTTGACTCAAGAGTTGACCCAATCGCCCCGGGCGGTAGGCCGTATTCGTGGGGTGATTAAGCAGCAGTGCCTCTAAGCGCTCGCGCTGAAGGTCTAGTAAGGTTGTGTTGGGTGTTTTGGTGTAGCTATCCACGGAAGCGCTCCTTTCTTACGCTGTGTGTAGGGTTAGGTACCTTAATCTCCCTTTGCCCCCACTCTAGCGACGCCATTTCAAAACACCCACGCATAGCATGAATGGCATCTATGCAGGAAATCGATATAAGTTCTATCGATAGTTGCGATAGCCTGTTGGCTAAATAGAATTTATTTATTCACCATGAATCCCTGGAAACTCAAGCTGTCCCAACTCCGGGCACTGCTAGCGGTAGCTGAGTACGAAAATTTCAGCGAGGCGGCCCTACAGCTTGATGTGACGCAATCGACCGTCAGCCATGCGATCGCTACCTTAGAGGCCGAACTGGGGGTAGTGCTCTTTCACCGGGGACGCCATGGGGCACAGCTCACCCCAATCGGAGCACAAATCACCGCAGATGCCCAGGCGATTAAGCACCTGCTTGAAAAGATTCTCGTGGTTGCCGATCAAGAGAAGGGGCTAGAAGGCGGCACCGTCAGGATTGCCGCCTTTCGGAGTATTGCCACCCATGTGCTGCCAGAGGCGATCGCCCGATTGCATCAACGTCATCCCTCGATTCAAATTTCTTTACTAGAAATGGATGAGCTTTATCAGCTAAAGCAGGCTCTCATTCAAGGTCAGGTTGATGTCTGTGTAGCGGAAATGGTGGAAGGGGATGAGTTTGAAACAATTCACATCTTAGATGATGAATACATTGCGCTGTTGCCGCCCAAATGCGGCTTGCGAGATGCTCAATTGACGGTTGGAGACCTCTCTAGCTATCCGCTGATTGCATCGAGCTACCACAGCTGTTCGATTCGCATTCGCGAAAAGTTGAAGGAGTTGGGCGGTGGTTTGCAAGTGAAATATCGCATCCGACATGACTCTTCAATGGCGAGTATGGTGCAGCAAGGTTTAGGGATTGCCCTGCTGCCGGAACTCTCTTCCAGACCGGTGCCTGAGGGGGTGCGGATTTGTCGTCTTCCCTTCTCGGTCTCACGCCCAATTGGTGCATCAATGCTACAAAATGCCCTCCATAGCCCGGCGGTGTATGCCTTCTTAGATGCCTTGCGGGGCACTGGTGAGTTTGCAAGTGTCAAGGCGGTCTGAGGACTAATCGCATTAGACCGCTGTCACGAATAAAATGAGGTCCCCTTCCGTCCCCCAAAATTGGGGGAAACTGTTCTTACAGCGTCTGTATAGGCCCAATCAAGGGTTGAAAGTCCCCCAGCATTGATACCAATGGTGAAATCGACATTTAGAAACATTGGCCGTGGCATCAAGGTTTCCGAGGCCCCCACCCCCAATCCTGAGGGAGCAAGTGCTCGGTTTCCCCCAGAATTGGGGGATTTGGGGTGCGTTTAGGATTGATGCAAGAAGTCTATTGACCTGATCCCAAACGATGGCCCGCCTCTAATTCGCCTTAAGATGCTTGGGTGGCGTCAGGTCAATACGCACCATGCGAACCCTCTATTTTTTATTACCAGGGACGAGTGGCAAATTTGCCTGTGGGGGCTTATTTGCTGAACTAAAGACGCTACACCTGGCTCAGCAGGTTTGTGAGGCGGCGGTAGTCACCTATCAGCAGCGAGAACCCAACACCCTCTTTCTGGATGACTTACTGCAATCTGGGTCAGCTCGCCCCTGTATTTTTGTGGTGAGTTGGGGGTTTCACGTGCCCAAACTGGTGTCTCGACTGCAGGGGCAGGCCGTTTTGTATCATGCCCATAGTGCAGGATATGGCTTTAGGTTGCCAGCTGCGGTGCCGATTCTGGCTGTTAGCCGTAACACCATGGGATATTGGGGGCAACAGTGCCCCAGCGCCCCCATTTATTATCTCCCCAATCAAATTGCACCAGAATTTAGCGATCGCGCCCTTCCCCGTGAGATTGACGTGCTGGTACAAGCCCGAAAATCATCCGAATACCTGCTACAGCAGTTGGTTCCAGCCTTGCAGATCCGCTGCCAGGTTGTGGTGCTTGACCGTTTTGTAGAAGACCTGGCAGGGCTCTTTAACCAGGCCAAAGTTTACCTGTATGATTCTGCGGAGTACTGGGCGCAATATAAAGTCAGCGAAGGGTTTGGGCTGCCGCCGTTAGAAGCAATGGCGTGTGGCTGTCAGGTGTTTTCTAGCGTGAATGGGGCCCTGGCAGACTATCTGGATCCGAGTTTTAACTGTCAGACGGTGGGGGTTTATTCCACTGCCTATGATGTAGAGCGAATTTTAGCGGCGGTGGGTCGCCCCCACCCGGCCAAGTACCCCCCAGACTTTTTTGAGCCCTATCGGGAAGAAAAGCTCGTCCAGCGACTGCAGCACATTTTAGAGAGCGTGAATCAGTTTTTTGACCACGCCGAACACTGTGAACCCGATATTCCTAGTCTGTCGCCGCAGCGCTTGACCCGCTTACGAGCACAACGACTCTGGCAAAAAGTCCGCAGCAAGTTGCGTCGTGGCTAGGGTGGGAGCCCCTGTTTTCCAGACGCCACACCCTTTGCAGTTATGGCTGTGTTCAGTTGAGTTCAGTCCATCTTGGCCAAGGCAGGGTCTAGGGTTTGGGGCCTAGGATGTACTTGATCAGCTTGCATACCGCTATAGCGAAAGGCAGAAATCAGAATGCAGAATGCAGAAATCAAACCCTTGCTGCATAAGGATTCCAGGAAATTCAACTGTCGTGACCAGCACTTCAGATGCAATATATAGCCCTATTCAGTTCAATCCAGTACATTTTGGTGAAGGCAGGGTCTAGGGTTTGGGGTCTAGGGTGTACTTGATCCAAATGCACACCACTATAAGACGCTTGCAACTAAGATTCTCTCTCCAAAGAGGCTGACGGTACCAGACTGGGCTGATCCTCAGACGGCAGCAAGGACTCCTGGGGATGCAGGGGAATCTGAATGGTAAAGGTTGTGCCTTGATCTGGGGTTGACTGATAAGCTAAGTGCCCGTGATGATGCTGGACAACAATTTGATAGCTAATTGAAAGCCCTAACCCCGTACCCTGACCAATCGGTTTAGTCGTAAAAAATGGGTCAAACACGCGGGGCGCAATCTCAGAATTAATCCCGCAGCCATTGTCCTGGATGTGAATTTCAACCAATTCTCCGTTTAAGTCGGTCTTAATTCGGAGTTTGGGGCTGTCCTGAGATTTGAAAGCTTTTGTTTCAAGGGCATCGAGGGCATTGGCCATAAGGTTCAAAAACACCTGGTTTAACTGCCCTGCATAGCAAGTTACCTGGGGTAAATCGGCGTACTCCTTGATGACTTGCACGGGGATAGAATTTTTTAATCCTTTCAAGCGGCTGTTCAAAATCATCAGGGTACTATCCAGCCCTTCATGGATATTGACGGCCTTGAACTCAGCCTCGTGCAGTCGTGAAAAGTTTTGCAGAGAGGTCACAATCCCTCGAATGCGTTCTGTGCCTAACCGCATGGATCCCAACACCTTGGGAAAGTCCGTCATGACAAAGTCTACATCCATGTCATCTAAAGCTGCCTTTAATTCTGGCGTTAGATAGTCTGCGAGATCAGGATGCTGGTAGGCAAGCAACCCCATCAGTTGTTTAGCGTAGGTTTCAGCGTAGTTAATGTTGCAAGCGATGAAGCTGACTGGGTTATTAATTTCATGGGCAATGCCTGCCACTAATTGCCCTAACCCTGACATTTTTTCGCTATGAATGAGCTGACTCTGGGTTTGCTGGAGTTCTGACAGGGTGGTTTCTAACTGGCCGATAAAGACCTGGATATCGGTGGCCATGCTATGCATCGTGGTGGCTAAAAGCCCCACTTCATCGCGGCTGTTGATTTTGACAGGGGAGGAAAAGTCTTGGTTGGCCAAGCGTTTGGCATATTCGGTGAGTTGATTGAGGGGCTGGGAAATGCGCTGCACCATGATGTAGGTGGCAACGATGCTAACGATGAGCAGCCCTAGCATGACCCAGAGTTGTAAAGAGGCGGCTGAGCGAATCTGTTGGATCATGCGCACCTGATCCATGCCGACATGGACATATCCCTGGGTGCCTGCTTCAATCGGCAGTGCAATGTCAATTACGTAGCCAACGTTTTCTACTTGACGGTAACTGATCGCTGCTTTGCCAAAGGTTTTCTCAAAGTTTGGAGAATGGGTAAACCTCCTGAACCGACGGTCTGTGCTGTTGGCTGCCCGCAGATTGCCTGGCTTAAACCGATTTGCCTGAAAATCTATTGGAATCTTTTCGCCGAAGGTGTGGGCCAACAGTTCACCGTCAGGAGTGGCCACTAAGACGTAGGCAACACCTTGGAGATCCGCAAATTCTTCTAACAGGGTTTGCAGTAAGTCGGGAGAGTCATCTGCCAGCAGATCATTGGTGGATCCTGAAACGCTGCGGGCGATCGCGCTGCCACGGCTCACATACTCTCCGGCTAAGTACCACCGCAGGCTGTAGGCTGACGTGAGCGACAAACTCCCTACCACTACTCCGAACAGCAGGGTTTGGCAAAACAACGTCTTTCGGAATAGGGAAGAAAGTTTCATGGAGTCTACAAAGGACTCATTCAACATGTAGTTTGAAGCGCACCCCTCAGCAGGCGAAGAAACTGGCTCAATATCTTCGCCTGCCGAACTGACTTTCGGAGTATGCCCATTTTTTTCCCTTGGACTGCGCCTGAGAGGGAAACTTCCGAAAAGGGACGGAGGATTTTTGAGAAATGTTACAGTACCTACCTACAGCCGAAGGGCATTGATTTATAGCCTTGTTCAGTTGCGTCCAGGACATTCGGGGCAAGACAGGGGCTAGGGTTTGGGGTTTAGGGTTTGGGGTTTGGGGTCTAGGGTTTGTGTTATCCGAATGCAAACCGCTATCAGGCTTTCGGCAATTCAGAAAGCCTGATATTTGGTGAGCTGGGGCTGGATGCTGCTCTCTAGTTGCGCTGCCTGCTGTTAGACTTCGGTGGCCAGCGCTATTGCAAGACCCAGGCTCCCCCCACGGTGAGCAGGATGAGGGCCAGTGCAATCCAAAAAAATCCGTTGTCGCGGGTGTTGATTTGGCTAAGGTCTTCTGGTTTAGGGGCTGGGCGGGCGATCGCTTTGGGGGGCGTTTTGGCAGGCCCATATTGACTGAGATTGAGGGAACGCTGATCGCTGGCTTCCAAGTTACTGAGATCGGGAATGGGGGTTGTCCAATCAGCCCGGCGCTTGAGCTGGGGGGCTTTTAGGATTTCGACAACGCGCTTGCTTTGTTTGCGGATCTCGCCGTCGGGGTGTTTTGTGAGTTTTTCGCCCAGGGCGATCGCGTCCTGTTGGCGATTGGCTGCAGAGTAGGCATTCATCAGCCACAGCTGAATGGATCCCCCTAAGGGAGTAGCTCCCCCGGCCAGACGCGTCCCTTCTTCAAAGGCGATGACTGCTTCTCGATAGTTGCCTCGCTCAAAGGCCAACTGCCCTAAATCGTAAAGCGCCTGAGCCTGCTCTAGACGCTCTGACTGGTTAGATGCCATAACACCCTTGCGCAACTCTCTACCGACTGAGGAAGGAGCTAGGCTTTGATCTATTCCTCTAGATTATCTGGATTATCTGGGCTATTGGACTATCTGATCTCACAAAAGAACTGCCAAAAACCCAGTCAATGATGGAACCTTGATGGAACCTATGATGACCGTGAAACCTTCACCAACCTCGGCTATTACTGTAGCCGGTTTTGGTGAGGGAGTTTAAGAGCAACGCCCAACAGCGGCTACTCTGAGCCCGTCGTTTGCGAATCTGACATTAAGCTTCGTGTAATTCTCTAAAAGAGCTTGGTAGGATCAAAAGCAATCAGTAACGTTAGGTGATTGGACAATCATCTCTCTCGCCTTTAGTCCACAGGGAGGGAGTGAGGGTAGTCAGTTCACTCGGTAAAAAGAAACAGTTTCGCCCTATGGATATCAAAGCAATTTTGTTGGTACTCACAGCCGTTTTTGTCGTTGCAACCCTGTTTTTTGGCACACAAAATGGGTTCTACGACACAGACGATTATCACGGTAATGGCTCTGCACACTAATTGTGAATAAGGCAACGTTTCCTTGACGCTAATCGTCTGTTTCCCACCGACAGGACTCGAAACTCGGCAAGTCTCGTCCTGTCTGAGGGGTACGGTCACTGGAGTTGCGCCTATATTGGGATGTCTGGCCATCAAATGGGAGACCGGTGAGCGAATTATCTTGTTTACCTTACGGCGTTGGTCACGCTGGAGAAGGGATCTGCCTCAGGGTGCAGATAGGCCCCTATCGGGTCATGTTAGATTGCGGGCTAGCTTCTTTAGAGAGCCTTACTGGGGACTCTGAAACGGGTGCCCCGGTCGATTTGGTGCTGTGCAGCCACGCCCATCCTGACCATGGGCGATCGCTGTTGGATTTGCATCAGACCTGGCCAGAGGTGCCCATCTATTGCAGCGAGGCTACCGCTGATCTGCTGCCTTTGAATTGGCCTCACGTGGCCATGCCAAACGGGGCAGAATTCTGTAAGCGGTTGCCCTGGCGTCAGCCGCTCGAAGTGGCTCAGGGTCTGACGGCCAAGCTATGGCCAGCGGGGCATCTTCCGGGGGCGGCCTGTATTTTGCTGACATACACGGCGCCTAATCGACGCTACACCGTGTTTTATACAGGGGACTTTTTTCTATCCAATTCTCGTCTGGTAGAGGGCTTGCCCCTAGATGAACTGCGTGGGTTGAAGCCAGATATCTTGATCATTGATGGCAGTCAAGGGACGGCTCGCTTTCCCCATCGTCGACAGCAAGAAAATCGATTGGCGGATCAGATTAACCAGGCAATTGCAGCAGGGCACAACGTGCTGATGCCTGTCCCAATCATGGGTTTAGGCCAAGAGTTAATGATGCTGCTGCGCAGTCACCATCATTTCACGGGCCGTGAATTAACGGTCTGGGTGGATGCTTGGGTTGCCCAAACCTGTGACATTTATCTAGAATTGCTGCCCCACTTGCCCAGTAATGTGCAAAACTTTGCTCGCCACCAGCCTCTATTTTGGGACGAGCGAATTCTCCCTCGGATCAAGCGCCTACCGGGCGATTTGCCAGAAGATCCGGGATATCCGGCGATTCTGATTGGCTATCAAGATGCTGACCTCAGCGCCTATGTCCAGTGGGGCGATCGCCCCTGGCGCATCCTGTTACCCGACGAGTTGGCCAATAGCGTTGTGCAGGCTGGGCTAGATTACAGCACCCCCCACCCACAGCCCACCCTGGATTGGCTGCAGCTGCTGGGCTTAGAGCTAGAACAGGGGTTAGCCCACCTGGATACCTACGTTCTCACTGCCCATAGTGATGGTGCAGGTACCACCCAGTTAATTCATAATTTGCGCCCCCACCATGTCTTATTTGTGCATGGAGCCCCTAACTATCTGGCAGATCTGGCCGGGCTGGAGGATCTGCAAAGCCGCTACAAGCTGCACCTACCTTCTATCAACCAGCTGGTTGAGTTACCCATTGGCGAGACGTTTCTGCAACCGGCAGCTCCAGACACGGTTTTCGAGGGAGAACTCGCTGAAACCGAAGACGGTGTTACCCTGACGCTTCCCCCAGGTATCCAGGAGGATCCCCGCTGGAAACGTCTTGCCGATACTGGCGTGGTGCAAATTCGCTGGCAGGGGAACGATCTCATCGTTCGGGGAGTAACCCAGCAGTCTCTGATGAAGCAGGCCAGTTTTCCAACGGTGATTAATCAGGCTGTACAGTGCTGCTTTAACTGTGTGTACTGGAAACAGCCCCGATGCAATAATGCCAAGTCGCCCATGTATGGTTTTCCGGTCGCAGCCGAAGGGTATTGCCCTGAATTTATGACTAAAAAAAATAATACCCAGGCCAGCTCTGGTTAAAAAGAAGCTGCTACCTGGGTGGGGTTTACAGATTAGGCGATCGCTCTGAAATCTGGGTATCTGACTTCTTAGCGAGTTCCTAAGCGTCAGAGTTGGATTGCGAGTCAGAAAGTCTTTCTGTTTCGGGGCAGTCGTCAGCAATGGCAAGTTCGACTTCACCGCGGGGTACCGTCGCCAGCCGTTGCATGACAGATCCAATACTTTCTAGGCGAACCATTTCCTCCCACGAACAGATTTCATCGTCTTCATCCGTCTCATAGCGTAGCGTGACTAAATCGCCTTCAATGTCCAAAATAGTGGCTCGTTCTATCCAGCGCTGCTGATCCCGTAAGAAAATCCAAACTTCTTTTCCCTCACAGCAAAGTTGATAAATCTTGCGGTGAAGCATGAAACGTTCTCCTCAACAGTGACATTCAAACGGGCTGATTTATCGATGGTTCCCAGATTTTATCCGTATGATCGAGGCGATCGCAGCATCCGATGGTAAATGTCACCAAGATGGGCGATGCGGAATCATCCAGAGTGTTTTAACTCACAATGTAGACAACTGTACTCCAATCTATAAGCAGAGGATGCATCCTAAAGTAAAAACCTCATAAATAAAGCATGTTTTTTGCAAGGATGTCAGAAAGAACGGCTCTTGTTTTCGATGAGTGAGCGCTATCGTTGATACTTTCTATGCCCAGGATGAGATGACATACCCACGGTTTCAATGGGGCTTGCCGCCCGAGGCGGTGCCTCCTTCAACCTGGTTAAGAGAGGTTGGCATCCTTATTGAAAGGCTTAATCTAGACCGTCGATTGGCACCCTGGAGTGGGCAACTGCTTTGGCAGCGGGGGTGGCGTGACCTGCAAAAGATGCGAGGGTTTCTCAATCCGGCGGATTATGATCCCAGTTCATTGTTTGCCTTGGGGGCAGAGATGGAGGCCGCGATCTCACGCCTCGTCGCCGCCCACGCCCAAGGAGAAAAAGTTTCGATCTGGGGAGATTTTGATGCAGATGGACTGACGGCCACTGCTGTCTTGTGGGAAGGGTTAGGGCAGTTTTTTGCCCAAGATACGCAGCTTCGATACTACGTCCCCAACCGCTTTACCGAATCCCATGGGCTATCGCGGGCGGGCATTGAGACGTTGGCCCAGTGGGGCTGCACGCTGATGGTCACCTGTGATACAGGCAGCACCGCCCATGCAGAACTGGCCTATGCTCAAGCGCTGGGGATAGCGGTGATTGTGACAGATCACCATACCCTGCCTGCAACCCGTCCGCCCGTGGTCGCGCTCATTAATCCCCGCCAGTTGCCAGGGGGGCACCCCCTAGCCGACCTATCAGGCGTGGCGGTCGCTTACAAGCTGATTGAGGCCCTCTACGATCGCCTGCCAGACATTCCCCAACAGCCTTTAGAAACCCTCCTGGATTTGGTGGCGATTGGGCTGATTGCGGATCTGGTCGCCTTGCAGGGAGATTGCCGCTATCTCACCCAGGTGGGGCTCAAAACACTAGAGCAGCAGGCAAAGCAGAGGGTGCGACCGGGCGTTACCAAACTGCTGGAGTTTTGCAAGCGGACGGGCGATCGCCCCTCAGATGTCGCGTTTGGGATTGGGCCACGCATCAATGCCGTTAGCCGCATTCACGGGGATGCCCGGTTTGGGGTAGAACTGCTGACCAGCCGCGATCGCCCTCGGGCTGAATCTCTGGCTTTGGAGGCAGAACTGGCGAATACTCGCCGTAAAGATCTGCAGGCAACCGTGATGCGGCAAGCGGCGGCAGAACTTTCGGCGCTCGATCTCAGCACGACTCAAGTCATCATTCTCAGTGATCCGCAGTGGTCTCCTGGGGTGCTGGGCCTGGTTGCGAGTCAGATTGCGCAGGAATATGGGCGGCCCACCATCCTGTTTCAAACGGAGACTATCCCCCAGGACGGAGAAACGCTAATGGCACGGGGTTCAGCTCGCTCGGTCAAGCATATTGACTTATATGAACTGGTACAGGCCCAGTCGCATCTGCTAACCAGTTTTGGCGGGCACCCCTACGCTGCCGGGCTGACGCTGCCCGTAGCAGATTTACCCCTGTTTACTGAGGGCATTAACCGTGCCTTGCGATCGCAAC contains:
- a CDS encoding LysR family transcriptional regulator, with translation MNPWKLKLSQLRALLAVAEYENFSEAALQLDVTQSTVSHAIATLEAELGVVLFHRGRHGAQLTPIGAQITADAQAIKHLLEKILVVADQEKGLEGGTVRIAAFRSIATHVLPEAIARLHQRHPSIQISLLEMDELYQLKQALIQGQVDVCVAEMVEGDEFETIHILDDEYIALLPPKCGLRDAQLTVGDLSSYPLIASSYHSCSIRIREKLKELGGGLQVKYRIRHDSSMASMVQQGLGIALLPELSSRPVPEGVRICRLPFSVSRPIGASMLQNALHSPAVYAFLDALRGTGEFASVKAV
- a CDS encoding glycosyltransferase, yielding MRTLYFLLPGTSGKFACGGLFAELKTLHLAQQVCEAAVVTYQQREPNTLFLDDLLQSGSARPCIFVVSWGFHVPKLVSRLQGQAVLYHAHSAGYGFRLPAAVPILAVSRNTMGYWGQQCPSAPIYYLPNQIAPEFSDRALPREIDVLVQARKSSEYLLQQLVPALQIRCQVVVLDRFVEDLAGLFNQAKVYLYDSAEYWAQYKVSEGFGLPPLEAMACGCQVFSSVNGALADYLDPSFNCQTVGVYSTAYDVERILAAVGRPHPAKYPPDFFEPYREEKLVQRLQHILESVNQFFDHAEHCEPDIPSLSPQRLTRLRAQRLWQKVRSKLRRG
- a CDS encoding HAMP domain-containing protein produces the protein MKLSSLFRKTLFCQTLLFGVVVGSLSLTSAYSLRWYLAGEYVSRGSAIARSVSGSTNDLLADDSPDLLQTLLEEFADLQGVAYVLVATPDGELLAHTFGEKIPIDFQANRFKPGNLRAANSTDRRFRRFTHSPNFEKTFGKAAISYRQVENVGYVIDIALPIEAGTQGYVHVGMDQVRMIQQIRSAASLQLWVMLGLLIVSIVATYIMVQRISQPLNQLTEYAKRLANQDFSSPVKINSRDEVGLLATTMHSMATDIQVFIGQLETTLSELQQTQSQLIHSEKMSGLGQLVAGIAHEINNPVSFIACNINYAETYAKQLMGLLAYQHPDLADYLTPELKAALDDMDVDFVMTDFPKVLGSMRLGTERIRGIVTSLQNFSRLHEAEFKAVNIHEGLDSTLMILNSRLKGLKNSIPVQVIKEYADLPQVTCYAGQLNQVFLNLMANALDALETKAFKSQDSPKLRIKTDLNGELVEIHIQDNGCGINSEIAPRVFDPFFTTKPIGQGTGLGLSISYQIVVQHHHGHLAYQSTPDQGTTFTIQIPLHPQESLLPSEDQPSLVPSASLERES
- a CDS encoding tetratricopeptide repeat protein, which codes for MASNQSERLEQAQALYDLGQLAFERGNYREAVIAFEEGTRLAGGATPLGGSIQLWLMNAYSAANRQQDAIALGEKLTKHPDGEIRKQSKRVVEILKAPQLKRRADWTTPIPDLSNLEASDQRSLNLSQYGPAKTPPKAIARPAPKPEDLSQINTRDNGFFWIALALILLTVGGAWVLQ
- a CDS encoding MBL fold metallo-hydrolase; translation: MLDCGLASLESLTGDSETGAPVDLVLCSHAHPDHGRSLLDLHQTWPEVPIYCSEATADLLPLNWPHVAMPNGAEFCKRLPWRQPLEVAQGLTAKLWPAGHLPGAACILLTYTAPNRRYTVFYTGDFFLSNSRLVEGLPLDELRGLKPDILIIDGSQGTARFPHRRQQENRLADQINQAIAAGHNVLMPVPIMGLGQELMMLLRSHHHFTGRELTVWVDAWVAQTCDIYLELLPHLPSNVQNFARHQPLFWDERILPRIKRLPGDLPEDPGYPAILIGYQDADLSAYVQWGDRPWRILLPDELANSVVQAGLDYSTPHPQPTLDWLQLLGLELEQGLAHLDTYVLTAHSDGAGTTQLIHNLRPHHVLFVHGAPNYLADLAGLEDLQSRYKLHLPSINQLVELPIGETFLQPAAPDTVFEGELAETEDGVTLTLPPGIQEDPRWKRLADTGVVQIRWQGNDLIVRGVTQQSLMKQASFPTVINQAVQCCFNCVYWKQPRCNNAKSPMYGFPVAAEGYCPEFMTKKNNTQASSG
- the recJ gene encoding single-stranded-DNA-specific exonuclease RecJ → MTYPRFQWGLPPEAVPPSTWLREVGILIERLNLDRRLAPWSGQLLWQRGWRDLQKMRGFLNPADYDPSSLFALGAEMEAAISRLVAAHAQGEKVSIWGDFDADGLTATAVLWEGLGQFFAQDTQLRYYVPNRFTESHGLSRAGIETLAQWGCTLMVTCDTGSTAHAELAYAQALGIAVIVTDHHTLPATRPPVVALINPRQLPGGHPLADLSGVAVAYKLIEALYDRLPDIPQQPLETLLDLVAIGLIADLVALQGDCRYLTQVGLKTLEQQAKQRVRPGVTKLLEFCKRTGDRPSDVAFGIGPRINAVSRIHGDARFGVELLTSRDRPRAESLALEAELANTRRKDLQATVMRQAAAELSALDLSTTQVIILSDPQWSPGVLGLVASQIAQEYGRPTILFQTETIPQDGETLMARGSARSVKHIDLYELVQAQSHLLTSFGGHPYAAGLTLPVADLPLFTEGINRALRSQLPTADLAQLPPLNIDLAVTVAELGKDLFKALKLLEPYGMGNPVPRLLLRQVQIENLWEDALKDKRGGKQRYYKLSFDIRDPATQATFPGHWWGHRRGDLPEGRYDSVVELDVNTVKKRYEARLIDIRSAEITGEPLAISQAREWIVDQRDTPTPTAPPPVMATCPTDWSDFSAYRPADSPLTLAYPPPDPIAPEKVWQQWVGMAKYLARTGETRALLDLRDKLGICDRTLQVGLQCLGALGFQLQTEDGQLSVAQKSEGISPERYEPIAQLFLEAVREEQFRQRYFYEVSPETMQQVLGAG